A portion of the Pseudoalteromonas luteoviolacea genome contains these proteins:
- a CDS encoding peptide MFS transporter, whose translation MNSIPNRGEFLGHPKGLFLLFGTEMWERFGYYGMRAILVLYLVAQVQNGGFGWTNADALSLYGTFTMAVYLTPLFGGWLADNVLGQRKAIIIGGILMAAGHFIMGIPHSVIAGQEENVFYVGLTLLCIGNGLFKPNISTMVGDLYEDGDKRRDGAFTIFYMGINLGGALGPLVAGYVASEINWQAGFVAAGIGMVISVIMQMLLSKKYLGDIGVIPSAKLSQQQSESGKKEPLTQVEKDRIRVIFTMSVFSIIFWMGFEQAGGLMNLFANDYTDRMLMGFEIPASWFQSLNSIFIIIFAPIVAMIWLKLDKREPNSPVKFAIGLVFLALGFLTMMFALMTEGAAHGGTLQISMMWLVLFYLFHTLGELCLSPIGLSMVSKLAPLRLASLLMGIWFLCTAVANKIAGFVGSFIGEGQEAMGNAMGIFIGLGATALLSALAMYLLSNKLVDWMHGAEGDNEPHTQAHYLEKELEVTGERQ comes from the coding sequence ATGAATTCAATACCTAATCGAGGTGAGTTTTTAGGTCACCCTAAAGGCCTATTCTTACTATTCGGCACGGAAATGTGGGAGCGATTCGGCTACTACGGGATGCGTGCAATTTTAGTACTTTATCTAGTAGCTCAGGTGCAAAATGGCGGTTTTGGCTGGACCAATGCCGACGCACTTAGCTTGTACGGTACCTTTACCATGGCCGTATACCTAACCCCCTTATTTGGTGGCTGGCTAGCAGATAACGTACTAGGACAGCGCAAAGCCATCATTATTGGTGGTATTTTAATGGCCGCAGGCCATTTCATTATGGGTATCCCACACAGTGTCATAGCCGGCCAAGAAGAAAATGTCTTTTACGTTGGTCTAACGCTACTTTGTATCGGTAATGGTTTATTCAAACCAAACATTTCGACCATGGTCGGCGACTTATATGAGGACGGTGACAAGCGTCGTGACGGCGCATTTACTATCTTCTATATGGGGATTAACTTAGGTGGCGCATTAGGCCCGCTTGTCGCCGGCTATGTCGCCTCCGAAATCAACTGGCAAGCAGGTTTTGTAGCTGCGGGCATCGGCATGGTGATCTCTGTTATTATGCAAATGTTATTGAGCAAAAAGTACTTAGGCGATATTGGTGTTATTCCATCCGCAAAACTATCACAGCAACAATCAGAATCAGGCAAGAAAGAGCCGTTAACTCAAGTTGAAAAAGACCGTATTCGCGTCATTTTTACGATGTCTGTATTTAGTATTATTTTTTGGATGGGCTTTGAGCAAGCCGGTGGACTCATGAACCTATTTGCAAATGACTACACTGATCGAATGCTGATGGGTTTTGAAATCCCAGCATCTTGGTTCCAATCTTTAAATTCAATATTCATTATTATTTTTGCCCCCATTGTCGCCATGATTTGGTTGAAATTGGACAAACGTGAACCTAATTCCCCAGTCAAATTTGCCATTGGCTTAGTCTTCTTAGCGCTTGGCTTTTTAACTATGATGTTTGCATTAATGACTGAAGGCGCAGCACATGGTGGTACACTGCAGATCAGCATGATGTGGTTGGTACTTTTTTATTTATTCCATACCCTGGGTGAATTATGTTTGTCTCCAATCGGTCTATCCATGGTGAGCAAGCTTGCTCCACTGCGACTTGCATCATTGCTTATGGGTATTTGGTTCCTATGTACAGCAGTCGCAAACAAAATCGCAGGCTTTGTCGGTTCGTTTATTGGTGAAGGCCAAGAAGCAATGGGCAACGCTATGGGTATCTTTATTGGTTTAGGCGCAACAGCACTTCTTTCTGCACTGGCCATGTACTTACTCAGTAACAAGCTAGTTGACTGGATGCATGGTGCAGAAGGCGACAATGAACCCCACACGCAAGCACACTATCTTGAAAAAGAGCTCGAAGTGACTGGCGAAAGACAATAA
- a CDS encoding DUF642 domain-containing protein, whose product MKLSTSSVLFITALTASQSALADNNLIANGSFEQSGNISGTWKLFDNLSGWERTGARFEIQTDRLGLIAPQDGTQYLELDSTSNYTAYQNIATEAGKRYVVSFYYSPRVKNNNQTNQATVTWDGQVIANLNGASQGWQHVTVTVTANGSQSTLAFTGSGTSDSYGALLDNVSVTADCVTGLFGINNYGNAGEGYIFNFNLNTMTYSKVAGVSHTASNIASKDGVLYFMEQNDKQTKASTLWSLDLDGNIETAVANATSWPIYRSAVSDDGIHLRATSKTYMYDYNLQTGEKTVLGKLKYSGDDFSHGDIAYSADNNTLYVLTGKALYTLDTADMSLTKIGEHGVNWASGLAISETGTLYVSGRQIGQNAKIYSLNPNTAVATEMMEGPAHISDLTFVDNYCR is encoded by the coding sequence ATGAAGCTATCCACGTCATCTGTATTATTCATTACTGCATTGACAGCAAGCCAGAGTGCTCTGGCGGACAATAATTTAATTGCCAATGGTTCATTTGAACAATCAGGAAATATTTCAGGGACATGGAAACTCTTCGACAACCTTTCTGGCTGGGAGCGCACAGGTGCTCGTTTTGAAATTCAAACTGATAGATTAGGTTTAATCGCACCACAAGATGGCACTCAGTATCTCGAGTTAGACTCAACCAGTAATTATACTGCTTACCAAAACATTGCGACCGAAGCAGGTAAGCGTTATGTGGTCAGCTTTTATTACTCACCTCGAGTAAAAAACAACAACCAAACCAATCAAGCAACTGTAACTTGGGATGGACAAGTTATCGCTAACCTAAATGGCGCTAGCCAAGGCTGGCAACATGTCACAGTTACCGTTACAGCCAATGGTTCACAAAGCACGCTTGCGTTTACTGGTAGCGGCACGTCAGATTCATATGGTGCATTATTAGACAATGTATCCGTGACCGCGGATTGCGTAACCGGATTGTTTGGCATCAACAATTACGGCAACGCTGGCGAAGGTTACATCTTTAATTTCAATTTAAATACGATGACTTACAGTAAGGTTGCAGGCGTTTCTCATACAGCTTCTAATATCGCGAGCAAAGACGGTGTGCTGTATTTCATGGAACAAAATGACAAGCAAACCAAAGCTTCTACATTATGGTCACTTGATTTAGATGGCAATATTGAGACGGCTGTTGCCAATGCGACCTCTTGGCCTATTTATCGTTCAGCAGTGAGCGACGATGGAATACACCTTCGCGCTACAAGTAAGACTTACATGTATGACTATAACCTACAGACAGGTGAAAAAACGGTATTAGGCAAGCTGAAATATTCAGGCGACGACTTTAGCCACGGTGATATCGCATACTCAGCGGATAACAACACCTTATACGTCTTAACAGGTAAAGCACTCTATACCCTAGATACAGCAGATATGAGTCTCACTAAAATTGGCGAACATGGCGTAAACTGGGCTTCTGGTTTGGCGATTTCCGAGACGGGCACTTTATATGTATCTGGCCGACAAATCGGACAGAACGCGAAAATTTACTCGCTTAACCCAAATACCGCAGTGGCGACTGAAATGATGGAAGGTCCAGCACATATCAGTGACCTCACCTTTGTTGATAATTACTGTCGCTAA